In Rana temporaria chromosome 3, aRanTem1.1, whole genome shotgun sequence, a single window of DNA contains:
- the FGF23 gene encoding LOW QUALITY PROTEIN: fibroblast growth factor 23 (The sequence of the model RefSeq protein was modified relative to this genomic sequence to represent the inferred CDS: substituted 1 base at 1 genomic stop codon) translates to MSSTRLGNRLGLFIFALSSLKVSLAFPNSSPVINSGWGTPDRLMHLYTATEWNSFHLQINHDGRIDGSPHQTIYSALMIKSESAGKVVITGVKSGRYLCMDSYGNAFGSHYFSYDDCVFKHENFGESSXVYHSPKHKYLLSLKKPKQFFRPGMDLPPYSQFLSMENTIPITRFITPEPVRHTRSAELYPDPWSIGREKKTTLNFPTPKNEQDVRVNFNQEPVRHNQHEKVDPDDPIGVINTRKGHPRQPYRKR, encoded by the exons ATGTCCAGCACCAGACTAGGCAATAGGTTGGGGCTTTTCATATTTGCCCTGTCTAGTCTAAAGGTCAGTCTTGCCTTTCCTAATTCCTCTCCAGTAATCAATTCGGGATGGGGGACTCCAGACAGGCTGATGCACCTGTACACAGCAACAGAATGGAACAGCTTCCACCTGCAGATCAATCACGATGGGCGAATCGATGGATCACCGCATCAAACCATATACA GTGCATTAATGATTAAATCCGAATCTGCTGGTAAAGTTGTCATCACTggtgtcaaaagtggccgataCCTATGTATGGACAGTTACGGAAATGCTTTTGGATCA CACTACTTTAGCTACGACGACTGCGTATTCAAGCATGAAAACTTTGGAGAATCGTCATGAGTCTACCATTCCCCAAAACACAAATATCTGCTGAGCCTCAAAAAGCCAAAACAGTTTTTCCGCCCAGGAATGGACTTGCCACCTTATTCTCAATTTTTATCCATGGAGAACACGATTCCTATTACCCGATTTATTACTCCCGAGCCTGTCCGACATACCAGAAGCGCTGAGCTATATCCAGACCCCTGGAGTATTGGTCGAGAAAAGAAGACAACCCTGAATTTTCCAACACCAAAGAATGAACAAGACGTCAGGGTGAATTTCAATCAAGAACCAGTAAGACATAATCAACATGAGAAGGTTGACCCTGATGACCCAATAGGTGTCATCAACACTAGGAAGGGCCACCCACGTCAGCCTTACAGAAAAAGATAA